One part of the Vicia villosa cultivar HV-30 ecotype Madison, WI linkage group LG6, Vvil1.0, whole genome shotgun sequence genome encodes these proteins:
- the LOC131614325 gene encoding DNA polymerase-like, which yields MSVMLLLIKYAYYNTKSEYGKFTVSYVILFKDNDIPFTIGPTITFREDWNNLPIFDQLYKLILEKSEIYDSLEIKTIIIRIYLFDRKPCESPLLSYEEVGKLIHDSLNSNVVVEHKEPRKIRASKKKRTYSKFITALKTGDKLRQHFIVADTETIMIKEEQNPYTEVHVPYAIGFLLVRPGNDICYNMIETYFSESYITHKDIHERSKKMLSDFIERLVVVVRQKKLVKSVYFHNFSKFDGIMILKHLVINAKKYTIKPLMRNNRLYEVAVYNDNKLIFNLRDSLTLLPGSLKDLAQNLCPHLGIKGSINHDDIKLDNISLLKNQLIEYLKQDIILLGGIILKAQDILWNTYQIDILNNLTISSLALAIFRTNYYDPDIWPIYIPNINEDTTTPKLAFNSTPTTALMPKSALKHAIFQKQSSSLTPSAVLNQYSSSHSLRRSQPLPRHRRRLTLTPPPSSPPPVCGILGFSWSKSTLLASSNPLLRYIYE from the exons ATGTCTGTTATGTTACTACTAATAAAATATGCATACTATAATACTAAGTCTGAATATGGTAAGTTCACTGTTAGTTATGTTATATTGTTTAAAGATAATGATATACCTTTTACTATTGGTCCAACTATAACCTTTAGAGAAGATTGGAATAATTTACCTATATTTGACCAATTATATAAACTTATATTAGAGAAAAGTGAGATATATGATTCGCTTGAAATAAAAACTATCATTATAAGAATATATCTTTTTGATCGAAAACCTTGCGAATCACCTTTATTGTCCTATGAAGAGGTGGGTAAATTGATACATGATAGCTTAAACAGCAATGTTGTTGTTGAACATAAAGAACCGCGAAAAATACGAGCATCTAAAAAGAAGCGTACTTATAGTAAATTTATAACAGCACTCAAAACAGGTGATAAGCTAAGGCAGCATTTCATTGTTGCTGATACCGAAACTATTATGATTAAGGAAGAACAAAACCCTTACACGGAAGTACATGTCCCTTACGCTATAGGATTCTTATTAGTAAGACCCGGTAATGATATATGTTATAATATGATTGAGACTTATTTCAGTGAAAGTTACATAACTCATAAGGATATACATGAAAGGAGTAAAAAGATGTTGTCTGACTTTATAGAACGTTTAGTAGTTGTTGTTAGACAAAAAAAATTGGTTAAATCAGTCTATTTCCACAACTTCTCTAAATTCGATGGTATAATGATATTAAAACATTTGGTTATAAATGCTAAGAAGTACACAATAAAACCACTTATGAGGAACAATAGGCTATACGAGGTTGCCGTATATAATGATAATAAACTGATATTTAATCTAAGGGATTCCTTAACTCTGCTCCCGGGTTCACTTAAAGATTTAGCTCAAAATCTCTGTCCTCACTTAGGAATTAAGGGTTCAATCAACCATGACGATATAAAACTAGATAATATAAGTTTACTCAAAAATCAATTGATAGAATATCTTAAACAGGATATCATTTTATTGGGTGGGATAATACTTAAGGCTCAAGATATATTGTGGAATACTTATCAAATAGATATTCTGAATAATTTAACAATATCATCACTAGCACTAGCAATCTTTCGTACTAATTATTACGATCCTGACATATGGCCTATCTATATACCTAATATTAATGAAGATAccactacgccaaaattggctTTTAACAGCACACCTACGACAGCGCTTAtgcccaaaagcgctttg AAACACGCTATTTTTCAGAAACAGTCTTCTTCTCTCACTCCCTCCGCCGTTCTCAACCAGTACTCCTCCTCTCACTCCCTCCGCCGTTCTCAACCACTCCCACGCCACCGTCGTCGTCTCACTCTCACGCCACCGCCGTCGTCGCCACCGCCGGTctgtgggattttagggttttcttggtcaaaatcaacaCTTCTTGCTTCATCCAACCCATTATTAAGGTACATATATGAATGA